The genomic window TACAGAACTTCCTAATTAAATACTCATACTCCACTTAATTAGGAGGTTATGTACCGATAAGGACACCCCCACACTATATAGTTGCAATGAATCAGAGGTCAATAAAAGCCCTAAGAATATGTCCAATATATTTGTCAAACTATTTCCAGTATCTTATCCcagcacaaataaaaaaaaagacaaagccCCCATCTCAAACATAGTAGCAGTCGTAACTAAGAAACATCAGTCCAGTTCCGAAGGAGCAGTCTAAAGATACACATTTGCCATGACAGCTAAATGGGATCATTATATACACAGACACAATAGCCCTCCAGGTACAAGGTGCTGGGGACATACGGGAATACAAATCATTTATTAGTTTATTACCCTTCctataaataaatgcacataatTAAGCGCTAGAAAAGGCCCACATGCCCATTACAACATAAGCTATATTAAGAAGAACCAACAGAATAATCCTAGCACAGTTAACAAACCATGGGGAACCTTCTTCAATCCAAGGCCATGTAGCTGTGGTgtgtgaggccagaggcaaaaatgaatGGAATGCTGAATGTAAATGTTAGCTttctacagtaggctagtttccacacacagTCACACACCATCATCCAGCCAGGTGACCATGAGACATTACCAGAGTTCAAGACAGAAACATTTGGAATgcaaattttgggggggggggtggcctaGGGAGACTTgtgagggccaggtagagagggcttgaggttccccacacctccctTAACTGCTCCTTCAGTTCATGAGACTTGAACTtacaatttttaattattattttacaagaaacacatgctGGAAATTCTGCCCCTTTGTTTTGCATCACTTGTTTTCTGACTATgtattctgacttgttttctgaCTACTGATATTTTACCACAAGGTACTTTTATATGCTACATTtgcttgtattttaaaattaagcaaattcccttaaaaaaagcatTAACACCGATAGCCTTATCAATTCAAATACAAGTTAAAACAGAAAAGTTTTGTTACTTACAAGCATAACAGCTGTAGCTATCAAACGAGTGGGTTCAAACATTCTTTTCAACTGATTCATCGGTCCCATAAGAAAGACAGTGCTATAAGAAAAAATTATTTAACCCATCTGCTAAGAGcaaaacacacaaatgcacattATACAAGCGTAAACTGCTACCATTACTGTATTGCAGGAATCATAAACAGACCATACTTTAGCCTCAAAGATACTATAATCACATAGTATAACTCATAAGAGAAAATTAGGGAACACTATTGGAAAACAAGTAGTAAAATCAtatagtattaaaaacaatatggAAGCCATGCCAACAGAGTTAAACTGTTTCGCTGAACCCCAATCATAAACATGAGACAGGGAATAAGAGTTGAGAGGGATACAATCAAAACATTTCGTTTGTAAAATATTTTGATGGTaaaatggaaaaaggagaaagataATATATTTCAAGCATGAACTGTTTAGTTCATTCACCTATTTGATATTCTGAGCAAACCTACTAATTCAAGGAAAAGAAGATTACCTTCCAAGAGACGCGATATTCCCCAGTGTGTAAAATACTGCAAACAAGATTAGCCCTTTCCTGGGAACCCATAGCAGACAAGTACCCTGGAAAGACAGACAAGAGAAGGAACATACACCATCACTGTAAGGAAAAGAAGTCTGTGAAAACAATTATCTGTAGAGAAGATAAGTATTTTGGTTGCTCTCATCCATTATCACATAAAATGTGTTGCCTTAAGTTTTATTTTGTCAAAGcctattttaaaaatagcatatgttactattattttactttcatGAAAAATCCTCTTAATATTTCATCTAAAAGCAATAATATTTCAAATTTAGATTTCATCAAGCTGGGAGTCATGCAACATGATCCCAAGTTGCTTTCTGTAGTGGCTTCGTATTGATCAGATGtatgtgctgttgttttaaactgcgCATACACACTTATATATGcacatctatatatatatgtgtaactGTTTTGTGTATGTTTTTAGTATCCTGCAATAGTGGGGAGCAAGACAATCAACTGAATCAGCATCCAATCAGTCTGTCCTTGGCATTCTGAACACATAAATAAGCCAGGCTCACCACACTGGGAAAACAACAACTGCTGGCTGCATGTACCCAGTCTCATGAAGGTTAGGTGTGTTAGACAAGGCAATGACTGAATACAAGTTTATGACTTGCCTATGGAGAAGGATTTGATATCCCAACTATGAATGAAAAAGAACAAATCACTGGCTTATTGTTGGTTGCTTGAAAGTATCCCTAAAGTATCAAACACCAGTCAAATTTACACAAAGGATATTAGAGAGATTATTGTTATTAGTCTTTCCAGTCTTAGAATTTATGATGGTTTGGGTTGTATTTTCTCTCTGAACAACAGGCTTCTCATGACAGTGCAGAAAACTTGCAACCAATATTCCACATCAAATTACATTTAGGTTGCAAAATTTACAAGGTGGCATCTAATGATGTGAAATGGATTTCTGCTTGTACAACTTGTAGGACTTCCCTTTGCATTTCTCCCTCTTTTGCACCCCTAAAATCCTCCTCAGAAGGTCCTTCAACCCTCCAGAGAAAATTTGGACAACTCATAGGGGctgcaggagaaagaagaggaagtatGCCCGCACAAAATTGGTGTCGCCAGTGAACATTTACATTGGAGTAAACCCTACGAATCTACAGTAGGACTTTTCCCACAGCAAGCATGTAAAAGATTGCACTATCTCAACTGATGTGAAAATAAAAGGGGATAGATCAGCCACCGTGATTACTCTTCATGGAGTCAAAACTTTTATATTACTTCAGGAATGATGGAGCTGAGTGCAATACTgagcagctggggtggggggaaatggttgcCTTGCACTGTGGGAGATATTATTCAAGAAATCCAAACTTTATCCAACAAAAGCTGATGAGGTGGGGAAGGAAAGCTCTTACCAGAATGGAACACAGAACGCCAATAGCAAAACAAGCTATAAAGCCTTTCAGTCTCGTACTCCAGCTTAAGGAAGATGCATCAATcacctggaattttttttttaaaaaagagagtcttATTAAAATTGTAGTGTCAAGGTTTTAAAAAGGCATGCATCAATATACAGCCAGGTGCTTTCATTTCCTTCCAGCAGCTTCACTACACGAGGAAACTTCACAAACATGCTTCTAACATCTTTGTGAAAAGTGCCTCGTCTTATCTGTTCTATGAACAGATATCACTTCCTCAATGTTAATATAAGGCAATATTCAATTTTCTTCTTCGACAACAGCTTCTATTAATCATTACTCAAGGCAACTTTGAGCATATTCCTTTCACATGTTCACAGAAAGCAGCTACATTTCCCTGGCCATTAGCATTATTTCTATtctaatattaaaaacaaagagTGTATTGAATCCATTTCAACTGTTTCGCATAGTCAAAGTTTCGTGCCAAGTTTCTCCAAAGAGGATtccgttaaaaaaaaaatactagaaAAAAATCCAACTTTTATAACAAATGTATTCAGATAGTTGTATTATGTCTGATTCTACTCTAATTCCTTCTTATGACATAATATAGTTTTGAAAATACTATAAAGTTTCTATCAGCTATCGGAGTATAAATATTTTGTAAGCAAGGGCATTCCTGTAATAAAAGCAGATTTGGATCATTTTAGTCATTGTTATAAAATCCAAGAATAGCAAAACCATTTAGTTTTTTTATCTATATAACATCAGTCAATTAATATGCAGTTGCCTGAAATCCAAGCAGCTAAAACATGGAAACAAAAACATGGAAACAAAAAAAAGTAGAATGGAACTGATCCTATGTTTCCAAAATATTTTGTTGTATTTGaatttatttgtatattttgcAACAAATTATTTTGTTCAAAATTCTTGTATTTTGATAATAAATTGATGGAAAAAGCAAACTAAATTTAAACAAAGATCATCCTGGAACataaataaagattatcataCCCAACATGTCTAGAGCATTTTCAAGTGCTCAAAGAGCTTCAATTATCTAGTTGCAATCCTTACAAAAACCCTGTAAGTTACATGAGTGTTCTTATCCATCAGGTTGCAAACCGAGATGAGGACTGAGGCTGAGCGactggcttgcctaaggccacttGGTGAGTTCATGGCAGAGCAGAGATGAAAACCCAGGGCTACCTGATTTGGAGCAAAGTCTCTTAGCAGCCAGACTACATCAATGTTAACTTAGATACTTCCAAATGCAAACTTCAAGGTTGCTGGTTTCCTGCAGGGATGTTGTGTTTTCCCAGGCCAAATGTGTTTATTAACAAGGGCATTCAGAATCCCCTTTCAGAGGTGAATTCCTTGCTGTTGAAACTACAGCATAGCACTGTGGTTGTGCAAGTGTCATAGGTATATCACTAGTGATAATGACAACTCTCTCCACAAACAAACATGATAA from Podarcis raffonei isolate rPodRaf1 chromosome 4, rPodRaf1.pri, whole genome shotgun sequence includes these protein-coding regions:
- the SFT2D2 gene encoding vesicle transport protein SFT2B, yielding MDKLKRVLNGKDAEEPGPLAEVIDASSLSWSTRLKGFIACFAIGVLCSILGTCLLWVPRKGLILFAVFYTLGNIASLGSTVFLMGPMNQLKRMFEPTRLIATAVMLLCLILTLCAAFWWHNKGLALIFCILQFFALAWYSISFIPYARDAVKKCVTVCIT